TCCCCTTGGCAGTGTTGGGGGACACAGTCGGGGAGGTGCCCGAGCAGACGTTGGAGGCTTCCTCGGATTTTGGAATTAGGCACCGACCCCTCCGGGCTGCAGACGTGACCGAGCGGcaccaggggctggcacagggggcgGGGACGGGTGTGAGGGGTGCCCCCCCCCGGCTGGTGCCACCATCCCGGTGTCACAGCGGTGTCGCAGAGCAGCGCAACCCCCTCGGTGGGGGCTCAGCTACTCCCAGGCCGCGgctgccggtgccggtgccggttcCGGTGCGCGCGGGGTCGGGGGGCGCGGAGCTGCGCCCCCTCCTCctctcacagctcctctcccccctccccgcccgccccgcttGGCCCCGCAGGTCCGTGCGCGCCGCCCCGCGATGCTGACGGCGGTCTGCGGCTCCCTGGGATCGCAGCCCTCGGACGCGCCCCGCGCCTCCCCGACCCACCTGGACCTGCAGCCGCTGCAGCCCTTCCAgccgcacggccccgccgcgccgggcGCCCCCGACTTCGCctcgccgctgccgccgcccgaGCTGCCGCTGCCGGGGCCCGAGGACGCCGCGttcgccgccgccgccgccgcctaCGAGCCCCATGGCCCCCCGAGGTTAGAGCTGCCCCCCgacggccccgccgcgcccggaGCCTACGCCAAGCTGCTGCCGGCCGCCCCGGACATGGCGCATCCCTACGAGCCCTGGTTTCGGCCCCCGCACCCCGGAGCCCCCGGCGAGGAGGGCGGAGGCGTCAACTGGTGGGAGCTGCACGCCGGGGCCAGCTGGATGGAGCTGCCGCCGGGGCAGGGCGCGGGGCTGCCGGTGCCCGCGCACCCCGGGCTGCCCGCGGGGCTGGGCGGGTACGGCGGGGCCGAGCACCAGCTCTGCGCGCCCCCCGCCCACCTGCTGCCCCCGCCCGCGCAGCACCTGCTGGCGGCCGAGGGGGTGAAGGCGCTGGAGGGGCCCCCGGAGCCGCGGGGCGCGGAGGGCGAGGGCGGGGGGCGGCCCAAGGGGGCCCGGCGGGCCGtgccccggggcggggggcaGGCGGCGTGCCGCTGCCCCAACTGCCAGGAGGCCGAGCGGGGCGGCCCCTGCCCCGAGGGGGCCAAGCGCAAGCACCTGCACAACTGCCACATCCCGGGCTGCGGCAAGGCCTACGCCAAGACCTCGCACCTGAAAGCCCACCTGCGCTGGCACAGCGGCGACCGGCCCTTCGTGTGCAACTGGCTCTTCTGCGGCAAGCGCTTCACCCGCTCCGACGAGCTGCAGCGGCACCTCCAGACCCACACGGGCGCCAAGAAATTCTCCTGCCCCGTCTGCGGCCGCGTCTTCATGCGCAGCGACCACCTGGGCAAGCACATGAAGACGCACGACGGGGGCAAGGACGGGCCCGAGCCCGAGGGCAAAGGCGCCGGGGACGCGGCGGCCGCCAAGGGAGGCAAGAGGGAGCCGGAGGGGGGCACGGCCGCCCCCACAAACTGAGCCGCTGAGCCCCGAGcgggggcgggggccgggggcagcCCTCGGGGCCGGTCTCCGGAGGGGCTCGGGCCGGGGGGCGGCGCAGGGCTGGCTCCTTgtgccgggagcggcggcgaGCCCGGGGACGGCGCTGGtggcgcggccccggccccggcgcggcgTTGGGGAGCGCCGCAGCCGGAGCTGCCCCGCGGCGGTTTCACTTGTGCCGCTGCCGCTCTCCCGCCCcgcttctccctccctcccccccgcACTCATCCTCCCCCGGCTTcccaaatctttttttttcgGGAGGCTGCTGGCAGGCGGCGGGGCTGTTTGGGAGGAACATCAATGGCAGCCGAAGGAGCGGGAGCTGCCCGGGCACGTCCAGCCcaaaggggaggaaggagaaggagaaagggagagaggagggtAGAGGAGGAACCCGGGAGCCTCCGCTCGGGGTGGGGGCGGCCGCAGCCCCCCGGGCCCTCCCCACGGTCCCCTCCGAGCTGCGGCACCCCGGGCTCAGCCGCCCCCGTGCCTGCCCCGCTCTCCCGTCGCTCACGAGGCGTTGGCGCAGCCACCCACGGGCGACACGCGGGGGTCGGCGACATCCCCCGGCCCCAGCTGGGGCGGCTGAGCCGGCGGGGGTCCCCCGCCCTTGCAGCCCCGCTTTGGCTGTGGGGCTCGAGGATGCGAAACCCATTTTTGGCCCGAATCGTGGCTCAAatggagaaaaagggaaaccaaaaaaaagaaagagaattccTGCGCGAGTGTGAGCCGTGGGGAGCTCGGGGGGCCGCGGGGGCCGCGGCGGGCGGTGGCCCGAGCGCACACCTGCAGCTTTCCCACACCCACCGCCGCGGGAAGCaccggggcggccgcgggcccGGGAGAGCCGGGGCGGCCGCATTCCTCCGGCCTGGCACGgccgcgctgcccgcccgcGACCCCCGCCCCTCCCTGCGGGCAcccccgccccgggccggcTGCCCGCGCCCCCTGCCCCTCCCGGGGAGCGCAGCCGCCCCCCGGGCCCCTCGGGGACCCCGCGTCCCCTCCGTGCATGCTGCCCGTCCCCTGTGCCCCGTAGCCGTCCCTCCCCGGGATCCCGTAGCTCCAGGGAATTCTGCCCGGCCCCTGCATGCTGCCCGTCCCCCcggggaccccagagctgccccttccctcccggGACCCCCGGGCCTTCCCCCACCAGGGACCCCGTAGTTTCCCTCCCCTGGGGACACTCCCTGTCCCCGGGGCACCCCGTATCTGTCCCTCACCCCTGGCTGCGGGTCCGTGAATCTCGGTTTTTAGATCTTTTGGGGTCTTACACCCCGATTTTGGCAGAACCCCTCGGACAcagaaggagaagctgaagcgggacctggggaggggggtttgggggggtgggggttcgctggctgctccaggcacccGGGGTccccccggcgctgccccccAGCCAGCACCAGCTCGAACCAGTTGGGAatctggggagggagggagatttggggggcgctgagccccggcccggcccctcctgGGGTTCTGGGGGGGccgtgccaggggctgcccaggctcGGAGCACCCCGAGGTCAGGGGGGGAAGGGGTAGAGGTGAAGTCGAGTGGGGTCCGTGCCCAGAGGGCGCCCCAAGGCCTTCGGTTTTGagtgttttattattattattaattattaattattattattattaattattaattattattattttattaaggTGAAGCCAGGCTTTGCCGCTCGGGCAGAGTGGAGGTCCCAGGCCGGAGCTGTGGCCGTGGGCTGTGCGGATGGGGAGGGCTCGGGCCCCTGCAAGGGTCCCATCGCTGTCCCCACCGCTGTCCCCGTCCCCAGGGCTGcgcaggggctgcagcagcgggCGGGGcgagccctggggctgggacccccagcACGAGGTGAAGTCTCGCTggggggggtcccaggacgtgtccccagcccggccACCGCTGTCCCCCCGCAGGACTCGGGTGAcctgggctctcccagctctCGAAGGACGTCCCCGACTCCGGAATTTGCCTTTTCCAGCACAAAATTCCCCCCCTCGGGGTCCCCCAGATGGGATTTCACCTCCCAAAGGGACCCTGGGGGGGCTCTGGACCCTCCCCAATGTCCCTCAGAGTGGCACCAACGGGACTTTAGCGGCCGAGCccggctccagcagcacctgcgGGAGGGGGGCTCCGGCCTTTTGGGGCCAGACTGGGGggggctgcaccaggggcaCCCCACGCCTGGGCTGGGGAGGTCCCACGGCCACGCCGGCACTCGGGGTTCAGCCTCAGCGAGCTGATCCAGCctggggggctgcgggggggcCCAGGTGCGCTCAGCATCCCCCAGGTGCGCTCAGCATCCCCCAGGTGCGCTCAGCCCCCCCAGGTGCGCTcagcccccgcagccccggggctctGCCTGCCGCGATGGGGCAATGAAGGCTGTAAAACCGGGTGGGGAGGGACGGCGGCCGGGAAACCAGTCCAGCCTGCTGCGGCGTGGGGatcccggccccgcgccccgaACCGCCGCgtcccccgcccgcccccggggcagggagggaccggcccggcggggccccgggctgggggcggcTGCGGGGGACggagcggggcggccccgggggtgCCCCCGGCCCGGCGAGGGGAGCGTTTGTGCTGTGAAGAGGCTGCGGGGCTGCggggtttgggttttgtacTGGAATAAACGCCGCGTGTTTTCCACGCTCCGGCTCTccggctccatccctgcccaagGACGCGGGGGTCCCGCACCCGGACCCCGAATCAGCCCTGTCAAATGATTCAGGGGGTTGGCAACTCGACCCCAAATCAGGCCTGCCAAGGGACTCAGGGTACGGCATCCTGACCCTAAATCATTCATTCCAAGGGATCCAGGGGTCTGGAATTCCGATCCCAAATCAGCCCTGCCCAAGAGACTCAGGGGTCTGGGATCCcgaccccaaaccctccccaccGAGGGACCCAGGGGTCCGGAATTCCGACCCCAAATCATTCATTCTAAGGGGCTCAGGGGTCTGGGATCCCGACCCCAAACCATCCCCCCGGAGGGGCTCAGGGTCCCCCAGCCCGGCCTCGGCTCTCCAAGGCTTCTCAGCACGGGGACCCCGGGAGCCGCGGGCTCTGGGGGTGACACAGCCGAGCCCCCCCTGCGGGTCCCATCCTGCGCCCCCCGGGCCGGCCGGGCGGGCAGGGTCCCCCcgcgggccgggcgctgcccaCGCCGGCGCTGCCCACGGGAAGCCCCAGCACCGTCCCTGCCCCACGGGAGGAAAATTGGGACCCCCGTCCCCGGGCTCCTTTGGGACCCGCAGCCCCCGACCCACGcgggtcccggtgccggtgccggtccccgccgctgccgccgtGCGGCCTCCGGCCACCGGGCGCCGCCGTCGCACGGCCGGGGCTGGAcagggcgggccggggccggacagggcgggccggggcgggtCCGGGCAGCGGCGGAGCTGCGGAAGCAGCGGCAGGTCCGTGGGGACGGGAGGCCCCCGCGGGGTCCCGGTTACCGGCGCTGGGAGGGAGGGGCTCCCGTCCGCGGTCGGTGCTGGGGGGTCCCGGTTACCGGCGCTGGGAGGGGGGTGGCTCCGGTCGGAGCGGAGCTGCGGGGTCCCGGGGCGGGGGCTGCCCCCCAGGTCACCCCGCCATGGggtccctgatgtcccccaaGTTTCAGGGACCACGGCAGCCCCTCCATGCCCAGCCCCAAAGGGACCCCGGGGACACATCCGGGGCAGGGACCGGGGGTTGACATCGCCTCGGTGCCCGCCCTGACCCAGTTTAGGATGGCGGGGCACGGCCCGGTGCCCTCGTCCTGCGACTGCTTCGTGGCCATGCCCCCGCACACGGCGTCCCCCGCCGTCATCTTCGCCAAGAACGCCGATCGGCCCCGGGACGAGGTGCAGGAGATCGTCTATGTCCCCGCTGCCACCCACCGGCCTGGGGACAAAGTCCAGGTGAGACCGTGCTGGGGCCAAAGGGGCTGCAGGCGTCAGGTGCCAGCTCACCCGAGTGTGTCCCCGCAGGGACAGAGCACTGATCATGCCAGGCGTCACCCCTGTGTGCCGGGGTGGCTGAGAGCACTGAGGGTGCCAGGTGTCACCTCCGTGTCCCCGCACAGCACCTTGGTGTAcctgggtggctgcagggacagagcactCAGTGTGCCAGGTGTCACCCCTGTGTGCCGGGGTGGCTGAGAGCACTGGCCATGCCcggtgtccccctgtcccccgtgtccccgcagtgCACGTACCTGCAGATCGAGCAGGCAGAGCACACGCACGCCGTGGTGCTGAGCCGCCCCGCCTGGCTCTGGGGGGCCGAGATGGGCGCCAACGACTGCGGGGTCTGCGTGGGCAACGAGGGCGTGTGGACCCGAGAGCCCCTGGGCGAGGCCGAGGCGCTGCTGGGCATGGACCTGGTGAGGTGAGGAGGGTGAGGATGGCGAGGAAGGTGATGAACGTGAGGGTGGTGAGGAtggtgaggatgatgaggatgatgaggacagccccgtgcccagcccctggctctgcctgacgggccctgctggcacaggctgggtcTGGAGCGGGGCAGCTCTGCCCGGGAGGCCCTGGAGGTGATGACGGCCCTGCTGGAGCGCCACGGGCAGGGCGGGAGCTGCAAGGAGGAGCCGGAGCCCTTCGTGTACCACAACACCTTCCTGCTGGCCGACCGCAACGaggcctggctgctggagaCCGCGGGGCGCTACTGGGCAGCGCAGCGGATCCGCGGTGAGCGGGCacgggggcacggggggcaccggggggcacggggggcaccgggggtcCCACAGCGCCCTGAGTGACCCCCGGGCCCggctggcacagagggcagcCGCAACATCTCCAACCAGCTGAGCATCGGCAGCGAGATCACGGCCGAGCAcgcggggctgcgggagcgGGCACGGAGCCAGGGCTGGTGGAGCGGGCACGGCGAGTTCAGCTTCGCACGGGCGTTCtccctggagaaagagccccCGCGCATGGAGGCTGCCAAGGCACGGCTGAGAgcgggcagggagctgctgcagcggcacgcaggtggggacagggcggggatgggctggggacaggacaaGGATAGGATAaggactgggatggggatggaaacaggacagggacagggataggaACATGATAGAGACAGGAAGGGGGGtaggacagggacagggatggggacaggattGGGACAAGAATGAGAACAGGAATGGGGATGaggacagggatagggacaggacagggacagggatggggatacTCGTCCATGGCTCCCCAAGGGCTGCTTCCACGCTGGCAAGGAGCTCCTGTGGCAGCtcaggtggggacagggatgggaacagggatggcCACCCATGGCTCGCCAAAGACTGCTTCTGTGCTGTCAGTtcctggggacagggcctggCGTGGGGACAGCCACCCACACCTCgccccagtgtgtccccagagccatcCACACCTCACCCCggtgtgtccccacagccacccaCACCTCGCCCCAatgtgtccccacagccacccaCACCTCACCCTggtgtgtccccagagccaccccacacctcaccccagtgtgtccccacagccacccaCACCTCgccccagtgtgtccccagagccacccacaCCTCGCCCCAatgtgtccccacagccacccaCACCTCgccccagtgtgtccccagagccacccacgcctctccccagtgtgtccccacagccacccaCACCTcaccccagtgtgtccccacagccaccccacacCTCACCCTggtgtgtccccacagccacccaCACCTCACCCTggtgtgtccccagagccacccacaCCTCACCCTggtgtgtccccagagccaccccacaTCTCACCCTggtgtgtccccagagccacccacaCCTCACCCTggtgtgtccccagagccacccacaCCTCACCCTggtgtgtccccagagccaccccacaTCTCACCCTggtgtgtccccagagccacccacgcctctccccagtgcctccccgctgcccccggccaGGCTGGCGGTGCTGAGGTGGCCCTGCCCGTCCCTGCAGGTCACATCACGGAGGAGACGCTGATGTCCATCCTGCGGGACAAGGCCAGCGGGATCTGCGTGGACAGCGAGGGGTTCCGCACGGCGGGCAGCATGGTGTCCGTGCTGCCCCGCGACCCCGCCCTGCCCTGCGTGCACTTCCTCACCGGCACCCCCGACCCCTCCCGGTGAGGCTCGGCCGGGCTCGGTTCCTGCTCTCTCATCCCGGCACGGGTTCTGCTCTCTCATCCCGgctcctcccccagctctgtctTCAAGCCCTTCGTGTTCGTGGCCGGCATCAAGGCGGCGCCGCAGGTGCGATCCCCGAGCTTCCCGCA
The sequence above is a segment of the Molothrus ater isolate BHLD 08-10-18 breed brown headed cowbird chromosome 27, BPBGC_Mater_1.1, whole genome shotgun sequence genome. Coding sequences within it:
- the SP6 gene encoding transcription factor Sp6, which gives rise to MLTAVCGSLGSQPSDAPRASPTHLDLQPLQPFQPHGPAAPGAPDFASPLPPPELPLPGPEDAAFAAAAAAYEPHGPPRLELPPDGPAAPGAYAKLLPAAPDMAHPYEPWFRPPHPGAPGEEGGGVNWWELHAGASWMELPPGQGAGLPVPAHPGLPAGLGGYGGAEHQLCAPPAHLLPPPAQHLLAAEGVKALEGPPEPRGAEGEGGGRPKGARRAVPRGGGQAACRCPNCQEAERGGPCPEGAKRKHLHNCHIPGCGKAYAKTSHLKAHLRWHSGDRPFVCNWLFCGKRFTRSDELQRHLQTHTGAKKFSCPVCGRVFMRSDHLGKHMKTHDGGKDGPEPEGKGAGDAAAAKGGKREPEGGTAAPTN
- the SCRN2 gene encoding LOW QUALITY PROTEIN: secernin-2 (The sequence of the model RefSeq protein was modified relative to this genomic sequence to represent the inferred CDS: inserted 2 bases in 2 codons), producing the protein MGSLMSPKFQGPRXAPPCPAPKGPRGHIRGRDRGLTSXSVPALTQFRMAGHGPVPSSCDCFVAMPPHTASPAVIFAKNADRPRDEVQEIVYVPAATHRPGDKVQCTYLQIEQAEHTHAVVLSRPAWLWGAEMGANDCGVCVGNEGVWTREPLGEAEALLGMDLVRLGLERGSSAREALEVMTALLERHGQGGSCKEEPEPFVYHNTFLLADRNEAWLLETAGRYWAAQRIREGSRNISNQLSIGSEITAEHAGLRERARSQGWWSGHGEFSFARAFSLEKEPPRMEAAKARLRAGRELLQRHAGHITEETLMSILRDKASGICVDSEGFRTAGSMVSVLPRDPALPCVHFLTGTPDPSRSVFKPFVFVAGIKAAPQVRSPSFPQDPARQIPRFRSSVDRRHELYRRHQAALELMERDREWGRQLLGTLQELEQQGLQGMRELLQGTVSPSPQELADLFFDCVEAEMKFYT